One stretch of Euphorbia lathyris chromosome 7, ddEupLath1.1, whole genome shotgun sequence DNA includes these proteins:
- the LOC136200835 gene encoding protein JINGUBANG has translation MRDGAAGDCTKFVDTGNSIPRSKFGNAMHSDPNMSTTVHENIEDFPTRNSSVSTVTPGLFDPNRLSCEGSPMTMSPWNNTTNGSNKSSWTPFEDNQHQNGLIGSLVREEGHIYSLAATKDLLYTGSDSKNIRVWKNLKEFSGFKSSSGLVKAIIISGEKIFTGHQDGKIRVWKVNPKNLSIHKRSGTLPTLKDIFKSSIKPSNYVQVRNHRTALWIKHSDAVSCLSFNEDHTLLYSASWDRTFKVWRISDSKCLESVSAHDDAVNSVVATTEAAVFTGSADGTVKVWKREVQGKTTKHTMVQTLLKQECAVTALSVNTSGSMLYCGSSDGVVNFWEREKQLAHGGTLKGHKLAVLCLAAAGNLVFSGSADKTICVWRRDGTIHTCLSVLTGHTGPVKCLAVESDEEQAKLGGIRWVVYSGSLDKSVKVWSVIESAPDGNQMAMVPQQPTSDGEATTSDDQ, from the coding sequence ATGAGGGATGGAGCTGCAGGAGATTGCACTAAATTTGTAGACACCGGTAACAGTATTCCCCGATCTAAATTTGGTAACGCCATGCATTCCGATCCCAATATGTCTACTACTGTCCATGAAAATATCGAAGACTTTCCCACCCGGAACAGTAGCGTTTCCACCGTTACTCCTGGCTTGTTTGATCCTAATAGGTTGAGCTGTGAAGGTTCTCCGATGACTATGTCGCCCTGGAATAATACCACTAATGGATCTAACAAGTCTTCTTGGACTCCGTTTGAGGATAATCAGCATCAGAATGGACTCATCGGATCTCTTGTCCGGGAAGAAGGTCATATTTATTCTTTGGCTGCAACTAAGGATCTTCTTTACACTGGATCTGATAGCAAGAACATTCGTGTTTGGAAGAATCTGAAAGAGTTTTCTGGATTTAAATCCAGCAGTGGTTTAGTCAAGGCGATTATAATCTCCGGTGAGAAGATTTTCACCGGTCATCAAGACGGAAAAATTCGAGTTTGGAAAGTTAATCCTAAGAATTTAAGTATTCATAAACGTTCTGGTACTTTACCTACATTGAAGGATATCTTCAAAAGCTCTATTAAACCGAGCAACTATGTGCAAGTTCGGAACCACCGTACTGCTCTCTGGATCAAACATTCCGACGCCGTTTCATGCTTGAGCTTCAACGAAGATCATACTCTTCTGTATTCTGCTTCCTGGGACCGGACATTTAAAGTCTGGAGAATCTCCGACTCGAAATGTCTCGAATCTGTTAGCGCTCACGACGACGCGGTGAACTCCGTCGTGGCCACCACTGAGGCGGCGGTGTTTACGGGATCAGCTGACGGAACGGTGAAAGTGTGGAAAAGGGAAGTTCAAGGGAAAACTACTAAGCATACAATGGTTCAGACGTTGCTGAAACAAGAATGTGCAGTTACGGCGTTATCAGTGAACACCTCCGGTTCGATGCTGTACTGTGGTTCCAGTGACGGAGTGGTGAATTTTTGGGAACGTGAAAAGCAGTTAGCTCACGGTGGAACACTCAAGGGTCATAAATTAGCGGTTCTGTGCCTTGCGGCTGCAGGGAATTTGGTGTTCAGCGGATCAGCGGATAAAACAATCTGCGTTTGGAGAAGGGATGGAACTATACACACGTGTCTTTCTGTGCTGACTGGGCATACTGGGCCCGTCAAATGCTTAGCTGTGGAGTCAGATGAGGAACAAGCAAAACTTGGAGGTATACGATGGGTGGTTTATAGTGGGAGCTTGGATAAGTCTGTTAAAGTGTGGAGCGTAATAGAATCGGCTCCTGATGGTAATCAGATGGCTATGGTGCCACAACAGCCAACCTCTGATGGGGAGGCTACTACATCAGATGACCAGTAG